The Pseudophaeobacter arcticus DSM 23566 genome includes a region encoding these proteins:
- a CDS encoding calcium-binding protein, translating to MALLGIGLVAGIAFIIDDDDDDVPADTGSGSDSGGDTGGGSDVDSFIGASGDDDIDGDAENNTLLGKNGDDSLDGKEGDDRVFGDGGQDSVDGGEGDDEVFGGNGKDLVLGGEGNDLLRGGRDADLLVDTSGADTIYGDTGNDVIVSSGNLDPATENDIVAVLAQPMDFISDADTEGDVVDAGNGDDTVIFGVNDTITGGAGEDTFMALSWLEGGEAATITDFDPDEDNLIYSYDASQTEPVMTVTMQDNDSGSSDALISANGHLVLRVEDQDPATFDLTKHLVLIEGSGTAAAATA from the coding sequence ATGGCGCTTTTGGGTATCGGCCTGGTTGCCGGTATCGCCTTTATTATTGACGACGACGATGATGATGTACCTGCTGACACCGGCAGCGGCAGCGATTCCGGCGGGGACACGGGGGGCGGTTCTGATGTCGACTCCTTTATTGGTGCCAGCGGTGATGACGACATCGACGGGGACGCGGAAAACAACACGCTCCTGGGCAAGAATGGCGACGACAGTCTTGACGGCAAAGAAGGCGATGACCGCGTCTTTGGCGACGGCGGCCAGGACAGCGTCGATGGTGGCGAAGGCGACGATGAAGTCTTTGGCGGCAACGGCAAAGATCTGGTCCTGGGTGGTGAGGGCAATGACCTTCTCCGCGGCGGACGCGACGCAGATCTTTTGGTTGATACCTCAGGGGCTGACACCATCTATGGCGATACCGGCAATGACGTGATTGTCTCCAGTGGCAATCTTGACCCGGCCACTGAAAACGACATTGTCGCGGTTCTTGCGCAGCCGATGGACTTTATCTCCGATGCCGATACCGAAGGCGATGTTGTTGATGCTGGTAACGGCGATGACACCGTCATCTTTGGGGTAAATGATACCATCACCGGCGGCGCCGGCGAAGACACCTTCATGGCGCTGTCCTGGCTGGAAGGCGGTGAAGCGGCAACCATAACCGATTTTGATCCGGATGAAGACAACCTGATCTATTCCTATGACGCGTCACAAACAGAGCCAGTCATGACCGTAACCATGCAGGACAATGACAGCGGCTCCTCTGACGCGCTGATCTCTGCCAATGGTCATTTGGTTCTGCGGGTCGAAGATCAAGACCCCGCCACCTTTGATCTGACCAAACATCTGGTTCTGATCGAGGGCTCAGGCACAGCTGCAGCTGCCACTGCCTAG
- a CDS encoding glycosyltransferase family 2 protein: MKFTSHNLSSLAQDQQPIVTVFCAVWHQQKNKLDLLRAHWENLKSQTLNVQPCYIFDNGDTAPDWLDAPWHSFDEPLSIYEAWSAGTALSTTPYVMNLNMDDRLARDAVGLLAGTALETNSALVCGEWEICFDEKDMAEPFDLTDIDYTHFKPTWPPVLDQNLRLGSGTGERGTFGPATLWDVHMIGKWYPSYFNNGEVIRSMGDGFFWSVLKGNNLKQTRVPKVIGKYLSDPESQGEFRPHQDAEFLRAHGISQRSMSSRILSGEVACTNDADMAPFMTAPGSPASVLAQMQGAAA; the protein is encoded by the coding sequence GTGAAATTCACCTCCCATAATCTGTCCAGCCTCGCGCAGGATCAACAGCCCATCGTCACGGTCTTTTGCGCGGTGTGGCATCAACAGAAAAACAAGTTGGACCTGCTGCGGGCTCATTGGGAGAATTTGAAGTCCCAGACGTTAAATGTTCAACCCTGCTACATCTTTGACAACGGCGATACGGCACCAGATTGGCTGGATGCGCCCTGGCACAGTTTTGATGAACCACTGAGCATCTATGAAGCCTGGTCCGCCGGAACCGCCCTGTCGACGACGCCCTATGTGATGAACCTCAATATGGATGATCGCCTGGCACGCGATGCGGTGGGGCTGTTGGCGGGAACGGCGCTGGAGACAAATTCGGCGCTGGTCTGTGGCGAATGGGAGATCTGTTTTGACGAAAAGGATATGGCAGAGCCCTTTGATCTGACAGATATTGACTACACCCATTTCAAACCCACCTGGCCCCCGGTACTGGATCAAAACCTGCGCTTGGGCAGCGGCACCGGAGAGCGCGGGACCTTTGGCCCTGCAACGCTGTGGGATGTCCATATGATCGGAAAATGGTATCCATCCTATTTCAACAACGGTGAAGTGATCCGCTCCATGGGGGATGGGTTCTTTTGGTCGGTATTGAAAGGCAACAACCTAAAGCAAACCCGGGTGCCAAAAGTGATCGGCAAGTATCTTTCCGACCCCGAGTCGCAGGGGGAGTTTCGCCCGCATCAGGATGCCGAATTCCTGAGGGCCCATGGTATCAGCCAGCGCTCAATGTCCAGCCGTATTTTGTCTGGCGAGGTGGCCTGCACCAATGATGCAGACATGGCGCCCTTTATGACAGCGCCAGGCAGCCCGGCCAGTGTGCTCGCCCAGATGCAAGGGGCAGCCGCCTAG
- a CDS encoding enoyl-CoA hydratase-related protein, with protein sequence MDYKEILYTCEDDLAIVTLNRPGKMNALTGQMRAEITHAMKRAASEARAVVLTGAGGAFCSGQDLSDASGNGDIDMERTLRDEYTPMLEAIYDCPVPTLSVINGPVAGAGANLALAADVVIATESAYFLQAFARIGLMPDAGGTWFLPRQMGLAKAMGAALFADKISAKQASDWGMIWEAIPDDDFEAHWRARAAYLANGPTKAFGAIKTAIRASYGNSLPEQLSVEASLQGECGKTRDFNEGVTAFLEKRPATFEGR encoded by the coding sequence ATGGACTACAAGGAAATCCTGTACACCTGTGAGGATGATCTGGCGATTGTCACGCTGAACCGCCCAGGCAAGATGAATGCGCTGACAGGCCAGATGCGGGCAGAGATCACGCATGCAATGAAACGCGCGGCATCCGAGGCCCGCGCGGTTGTGCTCACCGGGGCCGGGGGGGCGTTTTGCTCGGGCCAGGATCTGAGCGATGCTTCTGGCAATGGCGACATTGATATGGAACGCACCCTGCGGGATGAATACACCCCGATGCTGGAGGCCATCTATGACTGCCCGGTTCCGACCCTCTCTGTCATTAACGGTCCGGTTGCTGGCGCAGGCGCCAATCTGGCCCTGGCGGCAGATGTGGTGATTGCGACCGAAAGCGCCTATTTCCTGCAGGCTTTTGCCCGCATTGGCCTGATGCCGGATGCCGGTGGCACCTGGTTCCTGCCGCGCCAAATGGGCCTGGCCAAGGCCATGGGGGCCGCGCTGTTTGCGGATAAGATTTCTGCCAAACAGGCTAGCGACTGGGGGATGATCTGGGAGGCCATCCCGGATGATGACTTTGAAGCCCATTGGCGCGCACGCGCGGCCTATCTGGCCAATGGCCCAACCAAGGCCTTTGGCGCCATCAAAACCGCGATCCGCGCCAGCTATGGCAACAGCCTGCCGGAACAGCTCTCGGTTGAGGCGAGCCTGCAGGGGGAATGTGGCAAAACCCGTGATTTCAATGAGGGCGTCACCGCCTTTCTGGAAAAACGCCCCGCCACATTCGAGGGCCGTTAA